The Eriocheir sinensis breed Jianghai 21 chromosome 24, ASM2467909v1, whole genome shotgun sequence genome contains a region encoding:
- the LOC127003110 gene encoding uncharacterized protein LOC127003110 — MSFLSVLPHVPTLSTPPHAPPLSVLPHVPTLSTPPHAPPLSVLPHVPTLFTPPHAPPLSVLPHVPTLSTPPHAPPLSDPPRVPTLSTPPHAPPLSVLPHVPKRSPPPHAPPLSVLPHVPTLSTPPHAPPLSVLPHVPTLSTPPHAPFPRQINELWPRRSPLRPTPRHSPTRPTPRHILSRPPLPRPAKSIRYGMDHYGYSGEEVDKVRCCPGRED; from the exons atgtctttcctcTCCGTCCTGCCCCACGTCCCGACGCTCTCCACtccgccccacgccccgccactcTCCGTCCTGCCCCACGTCCCGACGCTCTCCACtccgccccacgccccgccactcTCCGTCCTGCCCCACGTCCCGACGCTCTTCACtccgccccacgccccgccactcTCCGTCCTGCCCCACGTCCCGACGCTCTCCACtccgccccacgccccgccactcTCCGACCCGCCCCGCGTCCCGACGCTCTCCACtccgccccacgccccgccactcTCCGTCCTGCCCCACGTCCCGAAGCGCTCCCCaccgccccacgccccgccactcTCCGTCCTGCCCCACGTCCCGACGCTCTCCACtccgccccacgccccgccactcTCCGTCCTGCCCCACGTCCCGACGCTCTCCACCCCGCCTCACGCTCCCTTTCCCCGCCAAATCAATGAGCTATG GCCCCGACGCTCTCCACtccgccccacgccccgccactctccgacccgccccacgccccgccacATTCTGTCCCGCCCCCCGCTCCCTCGCCCCGCAAAATCAATTCGTTATGGCATGGAccactacggat ATAGTGGAGAAGAGGTGGACAAGGTGCGGTGCTGTCCCGGGAGGGAGGACTAA